One segment of Brassica napus cultivar Da-Ae chromosome C3, Da-Ae, whole genome shotgun sequence DNA contains the following:
- the LOC125583053 gene encoding uncharacterized protein LOC125583053: MKGIDPAVTSHELHVDPTYKPIRQKRRKLGPERSKAVNEEVDRLLDAGFITEVRYPEWLANPVVVKKKNGIEANPKQISAILDLPSPKNSREVQRLTGRIAALNRFISRSTDKCLPFYELLRGNKRFVWDEKCEEAFNQLKHYLTTPPVLSKPEAGDTLSLYIAVTSSAVSSVLIREDRGEQKPIFYTSKRMTEPETRYPTLEKMALAVVTSARKLRPYFQSHTIEVLSNQLLRTVMQNTNQSGRLTKWAMELSEHDIVYKNRTAAKSQVLADFLIELTPELEQDLILPSLNWILHVDGSSTSKGSGAGVQLQSPTGELIRQSFSFGFAASNNEAEYESLIAALRLAKAVKAKGISAYCDSQLVVSQYLADYDVLNERMDAYLKLVSRGENVCADALAALGSKLHDQVKRTIPIHKIEKPSIDTKAEQTAIAAAISEAMDIDEAEPPSQDDQPTDWRKELNDYLAEGLLPTEKWDARRLKRRSTHYVVMDGELHRWTATKVLLKCISGEEMRLVMAETHEGAAGNHSGGRALALKVKNLGFYWPTMNADCDTYVRKCDKCQRHASTLHSPTGFLHSLTAPYPFMRWGMDIIGPMPASRQKKFILVLTDYFTKWVEAEA; encoded by the exons ATGAAGGGGATCGACCCCGCAGTTACCTCCCATGAACTGCACGTCGACCCGACGTACAAACCCATCCGACAGAAGCGACGAAAACTCGGTCCAGAACGATCTAAAGCCGTAAACGAAGAAGTCGACAGGCTCCTCGACGCGGGTTTCATAACCGAAGTCCGATACCCCGAATGGTTGGCTAACCCGGTtgtcgtcaaaaagaaaaacg GAATCGAGGCTAACCCCAAGCAGATCTCGGCGATCCTCGACCTTCCAAGCCCAAAGAACAGCCGCGAAGTACAACGACTAACCGGACGCATAGCAGCTCTCAACAGGTTCATCTCGCGATCAACCGATAAGTGTCTTCCCTTCTACGAGCTACTAAGGGGCAATAAGAGGTTCGTCTGGGACGAAAAGTGCGAGGAGGCGTTCAATCAACTCAAGCACTACCTCACAACCCCCCCAGTACTATCAAAGCCAGAAGCCGGCGACACATTGTCTCTCTACATAGCCGTCACATCCTCCGCCGTCAGCAGCGTGCTCATTCGAGAAGATCGGGGAGAACagaaaccaatcttttacacaagtaaaagaatgaccGAGCCAGAGACGAGATACCCAACACTCGAAAAGATGGCCTTAGCTGTCGTCACCTCGGCCAGGAAACTGCGACCCTACTTTCAGTCGCACACGATTGAAGTACTGTCCAACCAACTACTCCGAACGGTTATGCAGAATACTAACCAGTCAGGACGGTTGACTAAATGGGCGATGGAGCTGAGCGAACATGACATCGTGTACAAGAATCGCACAGCAGCAAAGTCACAGGTCCTTGCCGACTTCTTGATCGAGTTAACACCAGAGCTGGAGCAAGACCTCATCCTACCAAGTTTAAACTGGATCCTACACGTCGACGGTTCATCCACGAGTAAAGGGTCGGGGGCAGGAGTGCAACTGCAATCACCAACAGGAGAACTCATCCGACAATCATTCAGCTTTGGTTTTGCGGCgtcaaacaacgaagctgagTACGAATCCCTCATCGCAGCGCTCCGTCTCGCCAAGGCAGTGAAAGCCAAAGGAATcagcgcttactgcgactctcaaCTTGTCGTAAGCCAGTACCTCGCCGATTACGACGTCCTCAACGAAAggatggacgcctacctcaaactc gttTCTCGCGGAGAAAATGTATGTGCCGACGCCCTCGCTGCTCTAGGAAGCAAGCTACACGATCAGGTCAAGAGGACAATCCCAATCCATAAAATCGAGAAACCGAGCATCGATACGAAGGCGGAACAGACTGCGATCGCAGCAGCGATTAGCGAAGCGATGGACATCGACGAAGCAGAACCTCCTTCGCAGGATGATCAGCCAACAGATTGGCGCAAGGAACTCAATGATTACCTCGCTGAAGGTTTAttgcccaccgagaaatgggaCGCGCGGCGACTGAAGCGACGTAGCACACACTACGTTGTCATGGACGGGGAACTACACCGATGGACCGCGACGAAGGTGCTACTCAAATGTATCTCCGGCGAAGAAATGAGACTAGTCATGGCCGAAACACATGAAGGAGCAGCAGGCAATCACTCGGGCGGACGAGCTCTCGCATTAAAAGTAAAGAATCTCGGATTCTACTGGCCAACCATGAACGCCGACTGCGATACATACGTGCGCAAGTGCGACAAATGCCAGCGTCATGCTTCCACCTTACACAGCCCAACGGGGTTCCTTCATTCCCTAACTGCTCCATACCCAttcatgcgatggggaatggacatcatCGGTCCGATGCCGGCATCTCGCCAAAAGAAGTTCATCCTGGTCCTCACAGATTACTTCACCAAATGGGTTGAAGCCGAAGCCTAA
- the LOC125583747 gene encoding putative F-box protein At1g47790 yields MIKIGLLQNMEQKKTYKKRKTQLKSSTSFPVDLTTEILLRLPEKSVAKFSCVSKLWSSIITDPYFIYLFQTQSLQICFQKDDNLFFSSIPQNSNRSYFSTSLFFDQTKLPENCSHWSSTESVHGLICFHKSDKLIAWNPSTRQFLVLPNLLPSSNDTILFLGYDPIERKHKVMCIPRNRTFHKCQVLTLGSDLISWLWRRVGTNQAHSTSVFTYGRCVEGVIYYLAYSSRRSHMVMMSFDVRSEKFHMIELPCNFTGRRLVTYKGRLACCNRNIERGFWILEDAQRHKWSSQHFLSPFGTGCRDLMSVGNGLNLKGFTHGGEFIYAPDRFSRSFYILLCDPVRNTCRRFEFKGLADNGSVNSGVGDVDRSMYALHTFPNHIDSPKAFATLCNQAKRTGSGQIVNPSILD; encoded by the coding sequence ATGATCAAAATAGGGTTACTACAGAACATGGAGCAAAAGAAGACgtacaagaaaagaaaaacacaattgAAATCATCAACCTCCTTTCCTGTCGATCTAACCACAGAGATACTCTTAAGACTGCCTGAGAAATCTGTTGCCAAGTTTAGCTGCGTGTCCAAGCTTTGGTCATCGATCATCACCGATCCATATTTCATATACTTATTCCAAACGCAAAGCCTTCAAATCTGTTTCCAAAAAgatgacaacttatttttttcctcGATTCCTCAGAACTCTAACAGGTCCTACTTTTCTACTTCTCTGTTTTTTGATCAGACGAAACTCCCAGAAAATTGTAGTCACTGGTCATCGACAGAATCAGTGCATGGCTTGATCTGCTTTCATAAATCAGACAAGCTGATAGCTTGGAACCCTAGCACGAGACAATTCTTAGTTTTACCGAATTTATTACCGAGCTCGAACGACACAATACTGTTTTTAGGATATGATCCCATTGAACGTAAACACAAAGTAATGTGCATTCCCCGTAACAGGACCTTCCACAAGTGCCAAGTTCTTACACTGGGATCAGATCTAATATCATGGTTGTGGAGAAGGGTCGGAACTAACCAGGCGCATTCTACTTCCGTGTTTACTTACGGGCGATGCGTCGAGGGTGTTATATATTATCTAGCCTATTCTTCTCGGAGATCTCATATGGTTATGATGAGCTTTGATGTCAGATCTGAAAAGTTCCATATGATAGAACTACCATGCAACTTTACTGGTCGTCGGCTAGTAACTTATAAGGGAAGGTTAGCTTGTTGTAACAGAAATATTGAAAGAGGCTTCTGGATTTTGGAGGATGCACAGAGACACAAGTGGTCGAGTCAACACTTTCTTTCGCCTTTTGGTACTGGCTGTCGTGATCTGATGAGTGTGGGAAACGGTTTAAACCTGAAAGGTTTCACTCATGGTGGTGAGTTTATTTATGCACCAGACAGGTTTAGTCGatcgttttatattttattatgcgATCCGGTGAGAAACACCTGTAGAAGATTTGAATTTAAAGGATTAGCAGACAATGGATCTGTCAATAGTGGAGTTGGAGACGTAGACAGATCGATGTATGCGCTCCATACTTTCCCGAATCACATTGATAGTCCAAAGGCTTTTGCGACACTTTGTAACCAAGCAAAAAGGACTGGCTCGGGGCAAATCGTAAATCCGTCGATCTTGGATTAG
- the LOC125583745 gene encoding zinc finger BED domain-containing protein RICESLEEPER 2-like — translation MDQLIDMNEEDALAEINLEDTQPQAQQSETQVGESTQAPRKRRKTSLVWEDFVSVGVEEDGKERAKCLHCGTKLVTRSETNHNFGTHHLQRHLDTCSKKPLKEAKPAYDQKIDRGLISEVIIYHLPFRYVEYEKVRERDKYLNPEFQPICRQTAAADVFRKYEIEKEKLKKVFASHLGRVCFTSDLWTSRPHNLGYICLTAHFIDDGWNLHSKILAFCDFKPPHTGEEIANKIFECMMEWGLDKKVFSITLDNATNNDSMQRNLKEKLQMISGSGLLRDGKFLHIRCCAHILNLIVKEGLELAKDLLYNVRESVRYVKASQTRIQVFAACVEGVRSGSGAGLSLDVPTRWNSTYEMLVRALKFRKAFENLDVVDRNYHSLPSEDEWNRGEKISELLKPFSIITTHFSGSKYPTSCVYFTQVWRIELLLKNFASCDDYDLRQMAKDMQVKFTKYWEEYSIILAMGAILDPRMKLDVLEKAYERVDPATSSLKPEVLRTNLIDLYKEYQDGTRGSSSGASSVPNPQDLVTESPLEDDLDNVSS, via the coding sequence ATGGATCAGTTAATAGACATGAATGAAGAAGATGCTCTAGCTGAGATAAATTTAGAAGATACACAACCACAAGCACAACAAAGTGAAACTCAAGTAGGGGAATCAACTCAAGCTCCACGCAAGAGACGTAAAACATCGCTCGTTTGGGAAGACTTTGTGTCTGTGGGAGTAGAAGAAGATGGCAAAGAAAGGGCCAAGTGTTTGCATTGCGGTACGAAGTTAGTGACACGTAGTGAAACGAATCACAACTTTGGGACTCATCATCTTCAACGCCACTTGGATACTTGTTCAAAGAAGCCTTTGAAGGAAGCTAAACCTGCATATGATCAAAAGATAGATCGTGGTCTAATTAGTGAGGTAATCATATATCATCTCCCTTTTAGATATGTAGAATATGAGAAGGTCCGAGAACGAGACAAGTATTTAAATCCAGAGTTTCAGCCTATTTGTAGACAGACCGCTGCTGCTGATGTTTTTAGGAAGTatgaaatagaaaaagaaaagctgAAAAAAGTGTTTGCTAGCCACCTTGGTCGGGTTTGCTTCACTTCTGATCTCTGGACATCTCGTCCTCATAACTTAGGATATATATGTCTTACTGCGCACTTCATTGATGATGGTTGGAACTTGCATAGTAAGATTCTggctttttgtgattttaaaccGCCACACACAGGAGAAGAAATCGCTAATAAGATTTTCGAGTGTATGATGGAATGGGGTTTAGATAAGAAGGTGTTCTCTATTACCTTGGACAATGCTACTAACAATGATAGTATGCAGAGAAACCTCAAGGAAAAGCTTCAGATGATTAGTGGTTCTGGCTTGTTACGTGATGGCAAATTTTTGCATATAAGATGTTGTGCTCACATTCTGAATTTGATAGTAAAAGAAGGCTTAGAATTAGCAAAGGATCTCCTGTATAACGTCAGGGAAAGTGTTAGATACGTGAAGGCATCTCAGACAAGAATTCAAGTGTTTGCAGCGTGTGTAGAGGGAGTGAGGAGTGGAAGTGGAGCTGGTTTATCACTGGATGTTCCTACTAGGTGGAATTCTACGTATGAAATGCTAGTTAGGGCATTGAAGTTCAGGAAAGCATTTGAAAACTTGGATGTTGTTGACAGAAACTACCATTCATTACCTTCTGAAGATGAGTGGAATCGTGGAGAAAAAATAAGTGAGTTGCTGAAACCTTTCAGTATCATTACTACTCATTTTTCAGGATCTAAGTATCCCACATCTTGTGTGTACTTCACTCAAGTTTGGAGGATTGAGCTACTGCTGAAAAATTTTGCGAGTTGTGATGATTATGATCTGAGGCAAATGGCTAAAGATATGCAAGTTAAGTTTACTAAGTACTGGGAAGAATACAGCATCATTTTGGCTATGGGAGCAATATTAGATCCAAGAATGAAGTTGGATGTGCTTGAGAAAGCTTATGAGAGAGTGGATCCTGCTACTTCTAGCTTAAAACCTGAAGTACTTAGGACTAACTTGATTGATCTTTATAAGGAGTATCAGGATGGGACCCGAGGCAGTTCTTCAGGTGCTTCATCTGTTCCAAATCCACAGGATCTAGTTACTGAATCTCCTCTTGAAGATGATTTAGACAATGTAAGTTCTTAG
- the LOC106348215 gene encoding UPF0548 protein At2g17695, translating to MVFLSWGRPSTEQQQQVINKSGTFNYDNKYRGASSRSVSKLKEDSEVSKDGFLINHSRVLVGSGKESYEKGKKALQNWKHFGMDWAFVDPNTPVETGKKFCVCVKEVLPWVMLPLQVAYVDESKKSRRGPAHFGYGGGTLEGHLLAGEERFSIELDGDGKVWYEITSLSKPAHFLSFLGYPYVKLRQKHFAHHSSDAVLKHLSSASSSS from the exons ATGGTGTTCTTGAGCTGGGGCCGTCCATCTACCGAGCAACAGCAACAAGTCATCAACAA GTCAGGAACTTTCAATTACGACAACAAGTACAGAGGAGCTTCCTCTAGATCAGTATCCAAACTAAAGGAAGATTCAGAAGTCAGTAAAGATGGGTTCTTGATCAATCACTCTCGTGTCTTAGTTGGTTCTGGTAAAGAGAGTTACGAGAAAGGGAAGAAAGCTCTTCAGAACTGGAA GCACTTTGGTATGGATTGGGCATTTGTTGATCCCAACACACCAGTTGAAACCGGCAAAAAGTTTTGTGTCTGCGTGAAAGAGGTTCTTCCTTGGGTGATGCTTCCTCTTCAAGTGGCTTACGTCGACGAAAGCAAGAAGTCTAGAAGAGGCCCTGCGCATTTCGGGTACGGGGGCGGCACTCTTGAGGGGCATTTACTAGCTGGAGAAGAGCGGTTTTCGATTGAGCTGGACGGAGATGGTAAAGTGTGGTATGAGATAACGTCCTTGTCGAAGCCAGCTCATTTCTTGTCCTTCCTTGGTTATCCTTATGTCAAGCTCAGGCAGAAGCACTTTGCTCATCATTCTTCTGATGCTGTCCTTAAACATCTTAGTAgtgcttcttcatcatcttga
- the LOC125583744 gene encoding serine/threonine-protein kinase STY8-like: MTNTYESESCGSRAVVASPSQENPRHYRMKLDVYGEILQRLQESNYEEDTLPDFEDQLWQHFNRLPARYALDVKVERAEDVLMHQRLLRLAEDPAARPVFEVRSVQVSPRLSVDTDPALEEDAQSSSHPNRQGVLAPPTFGSSPNFEAITLGSKIVEDVDSAVNATLATRPMHEITFSTIDKPKLLSQLTSLLGELGLNIQEAHAFSTADGFSLDVFVVDGWSQEETDGLKDALSKEILKLKDQPGSRQKSIAFYEHDKSSDELMPACIEIPTDGTDEWDIDLKQLKIEKKVASGSYGDLHKGTYCSQEVAIKFLRPERVNTEMLREFSQEVYIMRKVRHKNVVQFLGACTRSPTLCIVTEFMSRGSIYDVLHKQKCAFKLQTLLKVALDVAKGMCYLHQNNIIHRDLKTANLLMDENGLVKVADFGVARVQIESGVMTAETGTYRWMAPEVIEHKPYSHKADVFSYAIVLWELLTGDIPYAFLTPLQAAVGVVQKGLRPKIPKKTHPKVKGLLERCWQQDPKERPDFEEIIEMLQQIMIEVGDEDSGKDKQRLGFLQALKKSRY, from the exons ATGACGAACACATACGAGTCGGAGAGTTGCGGAAGCAGAGCCGTCGTGGCGTCGCCGTCCCAGGAAAACCCTAGACACTACCGGATGAAGCTCGATGTCTACGGTGAGATTTTACAGCGACTCCAAGAATCTAACTACGAAGAGGACACTCTGCCTGATTTCGAGGATCAACTCTGGCAACATTTCAATCGCCTTCCTGCTCG ATATGCTCTGGATGTTAAAGTTGAGAGGGCAGAAGATGTTCTCATGCATCAAAGGTTGTTGAGATTGGCTGAAGATCCTGCTGCTAGGCCTGTCTTTGAAGTTCGTAGTGTACAG GTTTCTCCCAGATTATCTGTTGACACTGACCCTGCGTTGGAGGAAGATGCCCAAAGCTCTAGCCACCCAAACAGGCAGGG GGTTCTTGCACCTCCAACTTTTGGCTCTTCTCCAAATTTTGAGGCTATAACTCTGGGTAGTAAAATTGTTGAAGATGTTGATAGTGCTGTTAATGCAACCTTGGCTACTCG ACCAATGCATGAGATCACCTTTTCAACCATCGATAAGCCTAAACTCCTTAGCCAG CTGACTTCCCTGCTTGGTGAGCTTGGATTGAATATTCAGGAGGCTCATGCTTTCTCCACTGCGGATGGCTTTTCTTTGGATGTCTTTGTTGTTGATGGTTGGTCTCAAGAG GAAACAGATGGTTTAAAAGATGCATTAAGCAAGGAGATACTGAAGCTTAAG GATCAACCTGGTTCAAGACAGAAGTCTATTGCTTTCTATGAGCATGACAAATCAAGCGACGAGCTGATGCCCGCCTGCATTGAAATACCCACGGACGGAACTGACGAGTGGGATATTGACTTGAAACAGCTCAAAATTGAAAAGAAAGTGGCATCTGGTTCATATGGGGATCT GCATAAAGGCACCTATTGCAGTCAGGAAGTTGCTATCAAATTTCTTAGGCCTGAGCGTGTGAACACAGAGATGCTTAGAGAATTCTCTCAAGAAGTTTATATTATGAG GAAAGTAAGACATAAAAACGTTGTTCAGTTTTTGGGTGCATGCACAAGATCTCCGACCCTCTGTATTGTGACTG AGTTTATGTCTAGGGGGAGCATTTATGATGTTCTGCACAAACAGAAATGCGCTTTCAAACTTCAAACTTTACTTAAAGTTGCACTTGATGTTGCAAAAGGGATGTGCTATCTGCATCAAAACAATATCATTCACAGGGACCTTAAGACTGCAAACCTTCTTATGGATGAAAATGGA CTTGTTAAGGTTGCTGATTTTGGAGTTGCCAGAGTACAGATCGAATCAGGGGTAATGACTGCTGAAACAGGGACGTATCGATGGATGGCTCCAGAG GTTATTGAACACAAACCATACAGTCACAAAGCAGATGTGTTCAGTTATGCGATAGTGCTATGGGAACTTTTGACTGGTGAT ATCCCATATGCTTTCTTGACTCCGCTTCAAGCGGCTGTTGGTGTTGTTCAGAAG GGGCTTAGACCGAAGATTCCAAAGAAGACACACCCAAAAGTGAAGGGACTCCTAGAGAGATGCTGGCAGCAAGACCCAAAAGAAAGACCAGATTTTGAGGAAATCATAGAAATGCTTCAACAGATAATGATTGAG GTTGGAGATGAAGACTCAGGCAAGGACAAGCAGCGTCTTGGTTTCTTACAAGCCCTCAAAAAGTCCCGTTACTAG
- the LOC125583748 gene encoding protein NOI4-like, producing the protein MASNDAGRPLPKFGEWDVNDPATADGYTVIFSKAGEDKKTGRSSTKTNSQRKQDGDKPAVKKWLCFTFS; encoded by the coding sequence ATGGCATCTAACGACGCTGGAAGGCCGTTGCCAAAATTTGGGGAATGGGATGTGAATGATCCGGCGACGGCGGACGGATACACGGTGATATTCAGCAAAGCCGGTGAAGATAAAAAGACGGGACGGAGTTCGACCAAGACAAATTCTCAGAGGAAACAAGACGGTGATAAACCAGCGGTCAAGAAATGGCTCTGTTTTACCTTCTCTTGA
- the LOC125583749 gene encoding lysine-rich arabinogalactan protein 19-like, producing the protein MKGKSYATPPTTVVPPVSATLPPASLTTPPPAVTPTVSPPPAPKVAPVISPIAPPPQRPQSPRVPDPTVSPPLAPASPQPASSPPATSPPPASPPLALTPITLPPAPAPAKHKKKHKHKRHHHAPAPAPTPPSPPSPPVLTDSQDMSPAPSPFQNANGGNALNQLEGRVAMWLSTVLGTLLLTAITA; encoded by the exons AACAGTTGTTCCACCCGTTTCAGCTACTCTGCCACCAGCATCTCTGACTACACCTCCACCAGCAGTTACACCAACCGTCTCACCACCACCAGCTCCAAAGGTTGCACCAGTTATCAGCCCAATAGCTCCGCCTCCACAACGACCACAAAGCCCGCGTGTGCCAGATCCAACCGTCTCACCACCGCTTGCACCAGCCTCTCCCCAACCGGCATCATCACCACCAGCAACTTCTCCACCACCAGCTTCACCGCCTCTAGCGCTTACACCAATAACTCTACCACCAGCACCAGCTCCTGCCAAGCACAAGAAAAAGCACAAACACAAGAGGCATCACCATGCCCCAGCTCCAGCACCAACTCCTCCAAGCCCTCCATCTCCTCCAGTTCTAACAGATTCCCAGGACATGTCTCCAGCACCATCACCATTTCAGAACGCG AACGGAGGAAATGCCTTGAACCAGCTAGAAGGAAGAGTAGCAATGTGGCTCAGCACCGTACTGGGAACTCTCCTCCTGACGGCTATCACAGCCTAA
- the LOC106348213 gene encoding serine acetyltransferase 2 produces the protein MDGDELPFEMGIAVYAKGTNKLEFDPVLLDSGYDPIWDAIREEAKLEAEKEPILSSFLYAGILAHECLEQALGFVLANRLQNPTLLATQLLDIFNGVMMHDKGIQRSIRHDIQAFKDRDPACLSYSSAILHLKGYHALQAYRVAHKLWNQGRTLLALALQSRISEVFGIDIHPAAKIGEGILLDHGTGVVIGETAVISNHVSILHGVTLGGTGKETGDRHPKIGEGALLGACVTVLGNISIGVGAMVAAGSLVLKDVPPHSVVAGNPAKLIRVIDKQDPSLAMKHDATKEFFRHVADGYKAAIPNGAVSSGDAENGHTNSAT, from the exons ATGGACGGCGACGAGCTCCCGTTCGAGATGGGTATTGCCGTTTACGCTAAGGGAACGAATAAGTTGGAATTTGACCCGGTTTTGCTGGATTCTGGTTACGATCCTATCTGGGATGCTATTagagaagaagctaagcttgag GCAGAGAAGGAGCCTATTTTGAGCAGCTTCTTGTATGCTGGCATCTTAGCACATGAATGTTTAGAGCAAGCTTTAGGGTTCGTCCTAGCCAACCGTCTCCAGAACCCAACCTTGTTGGCAACTCAACTCTTGGATATATTTAATGGTGTCATGATGCATGACAAAGGCATTCAGAGATCGATTCGCCATGACATTCAG GCATTTAAAGACCGGGACCCTGCTTGTCTCTCTTATAGCTCTGCTATTTTACATTTGAAG GGCTATCATGCGTTGCAAGCTTACAGGGTTGCACATAAGTTATGGAACCAAGGCCGGACACTATTAGCTCTTGCCTTGCAAAGCCGAATTAGCGAG GTTTTCGGAATTGACATACATCCAG CGGCAAAAATTGGGGAGGGTATATTGTTGGATCATGGAACAGGAGTGGTCATAGGTGAGACCGCTGTGATAAGCAACCATGTCTCCATCTTGCAT GGTGTGACTTTAGGAGGAACCGGGAAGGAAACTGGCGACCGTCATCCAAAAATAGGTGAAGGTGCATTGCTTGGAGCCTGTGTGACTGTACTTGGAAACATAAGCATAGGTGTTGGGGCAATGGTAGCTGCAGGTTCACTTGTGTTAAAGGACGTTCCGCCTCATAg TGTGGTGGCTGGAAACCCTGCTAAACTGATCAGGGTCATTGATAAGCAAGACCCGTCTCTGGCAATGAAACATG ATGCTACTAAAGAGTTCTTTCGACATGTTGCTGATGGTTACAAAGCGGCAATACCCAACG GAGCAGTTTCATCAGGAGATGCAGAGAACGGACACACTAACAGCGCAACATGA